The Dyella caseinilytica genome has a window encoding:
- a CDS encoding T6SS phospholipase effector Tle1-like catalytic domain-containing protein — translation MRCIHAKETVECQGQVYVSLFFDGTGNNQNWIEPRTTGDQRARNKHSNVARLFNAAPYRPEDGFFPYYISGVGTPFKEIGDNSATLDSWLGNGAGYMGADRINWGITRIFNAVHHYATDGHLLIQDNDARTLVNTISSSWSPARLSPGAPGYMAAEYEPEKQRRLRGLRPWEDKLAAVLKGRQRTITSINVAVFGFSRGVAQARTFAHWLSELLKEDAGACRTLAGVPLRLSFMGLFDTVASVGNANLIPGFDGHMAWADGSQSIAAVVEQCVHYIALHEQRACFPSEMASNVRQVGYPGMHSDVGGGYLPTEQGKLGQLSQIPLNDMHHEAMKAGVPLLSRKEINDRPTLKEEFDIPMALIEAYNAYWRENGFSANATGKDGVLDTIQQHTRQYLQWRQAAPSRVDLNNRDFCKRATDEDQKKLAAAQDDLVQQVRDLRLRMQPQAAHLVAEMLQGGLPATAWANRGVSASTRELYSAVTGHADVRGAVHRLFDDYVHDSRAGFLVGGAPEPHGVTGGYLRYRNIYQNHREQCAMAVANASTDLIESIV, via the coding sequence ATGAGATGCATTCATGCGAAGGAAACCGTCGAGTGCCAAGGGCAGGTGTACGTTTCCCTGTTTTTTGACGGCACCGGCAATAACCAGAACTGGATTGAGCCCAGGACCACCGGCGACCAGCGTGCACGCAACAAGCACAGCAACGTCGCCCGACTATTCAATGCAGCACCCTACAGACCAGAGGACGGCTTCTTTCCTTACTACATCTCCGGCGTCGGCACACCCTTCAAAGAGATCGGTGATAACAGTGCCACGTTGGATAGCTGGTTAGGCAATGGTGCCGGCTATATGGGCGCCGACCGCATCAACTGGGGCATCACGCGCATTTTCAACGCGGTTCATCACTATGCCACGGATGGACATTTGTTGATCCAAGACAATGACGCCAGAACCCTGGTTAACACGATCAGCTCCAGTTGGAGCCCAGCCCGGTTGTCGCCCGGCGCCCCCGGATACATGGCGGCGGAATACGAGCCGGAGAAACAGCGCCGCCTTCGTGGCTTGCGTCCATGGGAAGACAAGCTGGCGGCGGTGTTGAAGGGCAGGCAGCGCACCATCACGTCGATCAACGTGGCGGTATTCGGCTTCTCGCGCGGTGTTGCCCAGGCGCGCACGTTTGCGCATTGGTTGAGTGAGCTGCTCAAGGAGGATGCCGGCGCTTGCCGCACCTTGGCGGGCGTGCCACTGCGCCTGTCTTTCATGGGCCTGTTCGATACCGTCGCCTCCGTGGGCAACGCCAACCTGATTCCCGGCTTCGACGGCCATATGGCATGGGCGGATGGTAGCCAGTCCATTGCCGCCGTGGTGGAGCAGTGCGTGCATTACATTGCGTTGCACGAACAGCGAGCCTGCTTTCCGTCGGAGATGGCGAGCAACGTGAGGCAGGTAGGTTACCCGGGCATGCACTCGGATGTGGGTGGCGGTTACCTGCCCACCGAGCAGGGCAAGCTAGGGCAGCTGTCGCAGATTCCGTTGAACGACATGCACCATGAAGCGATGAAGGCGGGGGTGCCGCTGCTGTCACGCAAAGAGATCAATGATAGACCCACGCTGAAAGAAGAGTTCGATATCCCGATGGCGCTCATCGAGGCTTACAACGCCTATTGGCGCGAAAACGGCTTCAGCGCGAACGCCACCGGCAAGGATGGCGTGCTGGATACGATTCAACAGCATACGCGCCAATATCTGCAGTGGCGTCAGGCGGCACCGTCCAGGGTGGATTTGAATAATCGCGACTTCTGTAAGCGTGCCACGGATGAGGATCAGAAGAAATTAGCCGCGGCGCAGGACGATCTCGTGCAGCAGGTGAGGGATCTTCGCTTGCGCATGCAGCCGCAAGCCGCCCACCTAGTCGCCGAGATGCTGCAAGGCGGCTTGCCTGCGACGGCATGGGCCAACCGTGGCGTCAGTGCCTCTACGCGCGAACTGTATTCAGCCGTGACCGGACATGCCGACGTGCGTGGCGCTGTGCATCGCCTGTTTGACGACTATGTGCACGACTCACGCGCGGGGTTCCTGGTGGGAGGGGCGCCGGAGCCACACGGCGTCACGGGTGGCTATCTTCGCTATCGCAACATCTACCAGAACCATCGCGAGCAGTGCGCGATGGCAGTCGCCAACGCCAGCACAGACTTGATCGAGTCCATCGTCTGA
- a CDS encoding glycosyltransferase family 4 protein encodes MKFLFVGTNPENTGAATHFIALAQAMVEAGHQVSAVVYPNGLIANHLASSGVRLYPAKFRNIFDLRGYFATFKAARDLKPDWLVGNFGKEYWPLILISRLLSVPVALFRHRTPAMGKLSGYLVPRLAQRFFAVSSHARQVYLDRGVPPQLVRVLYNPVNMAWCRPDAQQRSDILHKLGMPQDAIVIGYFGRIHHSKGIFTLLEALDGAMGQEPRLHCMWLGHGPDSQLLGERIEAGSFAHRHHMLGWIDDVHPYYSAISMLAFPSIAPETFGRVSVEAQAAGAPVLGSNIGGVPETLSPNVTGLLLQPGNVAAWRNAILRMCDPEVREPMSVAARDFVDRHFSTRVVADEFVRILSDG; translated from the coding sequence ATGAAATTCCTTTTTGTGGGGACCAACCCGGAAAATACCGGGGCGGCGACGCACTTCATCGCCCTCGCGCAAGCCATGGTCGAAGCCGGTCATCAGGTCAGTGCGGTGGTCTATCCGAACGGATTGATCGCCAATCATCTGGCCAGTTCGGGTGTGAGGCTGTATCCGGCCAAGTTTCGCAACATCTTCGATCTGCGCGGTTACTTTGCCACCTTCAAGGCCGCACGTGATCTGAAACCGGACTGGCTCGTAGGCAATTTCGGCAAGGAATACTGGCCGTTGATCCTGATCAGCCGGCTGCTGAGCGTGCCGGTCGCGTTGTTCCGTCATCGCACCCCGGCCATGGGAAAGCTGTCCGGCTATCTCGTGCCACGGCTTGCACAACGCTTTTTCGCCGTTTCCAGCCATGCGCGACAGGTGTATCTCGATCGCGGCGTACCACCGCAACTGGTGCGCGTGCTCTACAACCCGGTGAACATGGCCTGGTGTCGCCCCGATGCACAACAGCGCAGCGACATCCTGCACAAGCTTGGTATGCCGCAGGATGCCATCGTCATCGGCTACTTCGGCCGTATCCATCACAGCAAGGGTATCTTCACCTTGCTTGAAGCCCTCGACGGCGCGATGGGCCAGGAACCGCGGCTGCATTGCATGTGGCTCGGCCATGGCCCTGATTCGCAACTGCTCGGCGAACGTATCGAAGCAGGTTCATTTGCGCATCGTCACCACATGCTGGGCTGGATCGACGACGTGCATCCGTACTACAGCGCGATCTCGATGCTGGCCTTTCCTTCCATCGCGCCTGAAACGTTCGGCCGCGTCTCAGTGGAAGCCCAGGCGGCTGGCGCACCGGTGCTGGGCAGCAATATTGGCGGCGTACCCGAAACACTCTCGCCCAATGTCACCGGCCTGCTGCTGCAACCCGGCAATGTCGCCGCTTGGCGCAATGCGATTTTGCGTATGTGCGATCCGGAAGTGCGCGAGCCGATGAGCGTCGCCGCGCGCGATTTCGTCGACCGGCATTTCAGCACGCGGGTTGTGGCGGATGAGTTTGTGCGCATTCTCAGCGATGGGTAG
- a CDS encoding polysaccharide deacetylase family protein, with protein sequence MSATAGRQAQACPIFMYHNIAQAPRNLRRWRSLYVSPGAFARQMWLLKRTGYTGLSMADAMPYLRGEKSGRIAVVTLDDGYVDNLESALPILQRYGFTATCYVVSGSIGRYNNWDAEKLGIQKPLMTPQQMRAWRDGGMEIGAHTRSHPHLTQCNDTQLRDEIAGSKADLEDHLGSPVTQFCYPYGDMDDRVAEATRSAGYDAATTTHRGRAATGMDLWRLPRVQVARHHVLPQFAMRAFTNYENRRA encoded by the coding sequence ATGAGCGCGACCGCGGGACGGCAAGCCCAGGCTTGCCCGATTTTCATGTACCACAACATCGCCCAGGCACCGCGCAACCTGCGCCGCTGGCGCAGTCTGTACGTCAGCCCGGGCGCTTTTGCGCGGCAGATGTGGCTGCTTAAGCGGACCGGTTATACCGGCCTCTCCATGGCCGACGCCATGCCCTACCTGCGTGGCGAGAAAAGCGGTCGCATCGCCGTCGTCACGCTGGACGATGGCTACGTCGACAATCTCGAATCGGCCCTGCCCATACTGCAGCGGTACGGCTTCACGGCCACCTGCTACGTGGTCAGCGGCAGCATTGGCCGCTACAACAACTGGGACGCGGAAAAACTCGGCATCCAGAAACCGCTGATGACGCCGCAGCAAATGCGCGCCTGGCGTGACGGCGGCATGGAGATCGGCGCGCACACCCGCAGCCATCCGCACCTGACCCAATGCAATGACACGCAACTGCGCGACGAAATCGCCGGCAGCAAGGCGGACCTGGAAGATCATCTCGGTTCGCCCGTCACCCAATTCTGCTATCCCTACGGCGACATGGATGACCGCGTCGCCGAAGCCACCCGGTCGGCTGGCTACGACGCCGCCACCACCACGCACCGCGGACGCGCAGCCACTGGTATGGACCTGTGGCGCCTGCCGCGCGTGCAAGTCGCGCGACACCATGTGCTGCCGCAGTTCGCCATGCGCGCCTTCACCAATTATGAGAATCGCCGCGCATGA
- the lpxL gene encoding LpxL/LpxP family Kdo(2)-lipid IV(A) lauroyl/palmitoleoyl acyltransferase yields the protein MQRMPGTPRPVFTRSLLTPRLWPAWIGVGVMKLLAMLPFKMLMAIGRALGAVIERYPSPRRKVAATNIALCFPDLDAKAQARLVDTHLRDIGLMLIEFALGWMGSDRAIAKIPVRFEGLEHLEAAHAAGRGVLLVGGHFSHLELCARLVSQRIRIAGMYRRMDNPVFEWAVLRARLGYARAMFDKDDIRGTVKYLRGGGTLWYAPDQDMRSKDNVFVPFFGVPAATITATHHLARMSHSVVMPFFHRRLPGSQGYVLRLGAPLEGVPSADIEADTFKVNQSIEQMVREAPEQYLWVHKRFKTRPDGYPQIY from the coding sequence ATGCAGCGGATGCCCGGAACACCTCGACCCGTCTTTACCCGCTCCCTGCTTACCCCACGCCTCTGGCCGGCCTGGATCGGTGTGGGCGTGATGAAACTGCTCGCCATGCTGCCGTTCAAGATGCTCATGGCGATCGGCCGTGCGCTGGGCGCAGTGATCGAACGTTATCCCTCGCCACGGCGCAAGGTGGCCGCCACCAACATCGCGCTGTGTTTTCCCGACCTCGATGCCAAGGCACAGGCCCGACTGGTGGATACGCATTTGCGCGACATCGGGCTGATGCTGATCGAGTTTGCGCTCGGATGGATGGGCTCAGATCGAGCCATCGCAAAGATTCCGGTGCGATTCGAAGGGCTGGAACATCTCGAAGCCGCTCACGCAGCAGGACGCGGTGTGCTGCTGGTCGGTGGCCATTTCTCGCATCTGGAACTCTGTGCGCGGCTGGTCTCGCAGCGCATTCGCATCGCCGGCATGTACCGGCGCATGGACAACCCCGTGTTCGAATGGGCAGTACTGCGCGCACGCCTGGGCTACGCGCGGGCCATGTTCGACAAGGATGACATCCGCGGTACGGTCAAATATCTGCGCGGCGGCGGCACCCTGTGGTACGCACCGGACCAGGACATGCGCAGCAAGGACAATGTCTTCGTACCCTTCTTCGGCGTCCCGGCCGCTACCATCACCGCCACCCATCACCTGGCACGGATGTCCCATTCGGTGGTGATGCCCTTTTTCCATCGCCGCCTCCCCGGCAGCCAGGGCTATGTGCTCCGGCTCGGGGCGCCGTTGGAGGGCGTACCCAGCGCCGACATCGAAGCCGATACCTTCAAGGTCAACCAGAGCATCGAGCAGATGGTGCGCGAGGCGCCGGAGCAATATCTGTGGGTGCACAAGCGCTTCAAGACCCGCCCGGACGGCTATCCCCAGATTTATTAG
- the waaA gene encoding lipid IV(A) 3-deoxy-D-manno-octulosonic acid transferase, translating into MRYLYTILMYLATPIIVIRLLTRGMRYGNYHQRWPERFGIFKSPNLRGSIWVHAVSVGEVNAAEPLIKSLRVDYPNAPLVVTTVTPTGSARVQQLFGDSVFHVYLPYDLPFSVHRFLTQIRPRLALIVETEIWPNLYFGCYRRGIPLMIVNARLSGRSLRGYAPMRALLRSALRCVRQISAQSRTDAARYRLLGADPALVTVSGNLKFDMPVPDGALEGGEIFRKQWGHLRPVWIAASTHEGEELAVLEAHLEVLKRLPDALLLIAPRHPERFRAVEHSVRSLGFVTATRSSDRVPGASHQVFLIDTMGELMPFFAASDLAFVGGSLVPIGGHNVLEPAALARPVLVGPHTFNFEEITLTLIRGGGAKRVLQSETLGAQVLELLQDEAQCKQMGRQARVVFDSERGAVGRVMKLIDRMLQE; encoded by the coding sequence TTGCGCTATCTCTATACGATCCTGATGTACCTCGCGACGCCGATCATCGTGATACGGCTGTTGACGCGTGGCATGCGCTACGGCAATTACCACCAGCGTTGGCCAGAGCGTTTCGGCATCTTCAAGTCGCCCAACCTGCGTGGCAGCATCTGGGTGCATGCCGTATCGGTGGGTGAGGTGAATGCGGCCGAGCCGCTGATCAAGTCGTTACGGGTGGATTATCCGAATGCGCCACTGGTAGTCACCACGGTTACGCCTACCGGTTCGGCGCGCGTGCAACAGTTGTTTGGCGATAGCGTCTTTCACGTGTACCTGCCTTACGACCTTCCGTTCTCTGTGCATCGTTTTCTCACGCAGATCCGGCCGCGTCTGGCCTTGATCGTGGAAACCGAGATCTGGCCGAACCTTTATTTCGGCTGCTATCGGCGCGGCATTCCGCTGATGATCGTCAACGCGCGCTTATCGGGTCGTTCGTTGCGCGGCTACGCGCCCATGCGTGCCTTGCTGCGTTCGGCGCTGCGCTGTGTGCGGCAGATCTCGGCGCAATCACGCACCGATGCGGCGCGTTATCGCCTGCTGGGTGCGGATCCTGCGCTGGTGACCGTTAGTGGCAATCTCAAGTTCGATATGCCGGTGCCAGACGGTGCGCTGGAGGGCGGAGAAATTTTTCGCAAGCAATGGGGCCATCTGCGTCCAGTATGGATTGCGGCCAGCACGCACGAAGGTGAAGAGCTGGCGGTGCTTGAAGCTCATCTGGAAGTGCTCAAGCGTTTGCCGGATGCCTTGTTGCTGATCGCGCCGCGTCATCCGGAACGCTTCCGTGCCGTCGAGCACTCAGTGCGCAGTCTTGGCTTTGTTACGGCGACGCGCAGTAGTGATCGCGTGCCCGGTGCTTCGCACCAGGTTTTCCTGATCGACACCATGGGTGAGCTGATGCCGTTCTTTGCCGCCTCCGATCTCGCATTCGTCGGCGGTAGCCTGGTGCCAATCGGCGGCCACAATGTGCTTGAGCCGGCGGCGCTGGCACGGCCGGTGCTGGTCGGGCCGCATACGTTCAATTTCGAGGAAATCACGCTGACCTTGATTCGCGGCGGCGGCGCCAAGCGCGTACTGCAAAGCGAGACATTGGGTGCGCAGGTACTGGAGCTGTTGCAAGACGAAGCGCAGTGCAAGCAAATGGGACGGCAGGCGCGTGTGGTATTCGACAGTGAGCGCGGTGCAGTGGGCAGGGTGATGAAGTTGATTGACCGCATGTTGCAGGAATAA
- a CDS encoding TolC family outer membrane protein, whose product MRLKLLTLALTLAAVSLPSHGEDLLDAYRQARANDPVLAQSDATTRAVYENVPQARALLLPQLNGTASLQQQSINGSSASEFSSGNGNNLNPGHERTRSFGVELDQTILNLADIANLQAAHSTYSAQQQTYEAAAQDLFVRVATAYFTILNDEEQLTFAKANEEAYRITYDQAEQQYKVGIAAVTNVYQAKSYYEAAKAQTVSTENTLENDRQALTVITGQPVGELKKLRPDLPMDTPVPADSQAWVDSALKNNPTLLSAQFSETAAEHDVNAARAGHLPTITASLSHAKSSSWLENGSYNVAGNGRWGNTIGVTLTVPLFQGGAIQSKVRQSIAQRDEAQDSLELTRRQTVQNTINYYNSVIAGISEVKSGKAAVDSAQEALDATKAGFQVGTQIMLDVLNAIQTLTQNQSTYATDRHQLVLNRLLLRQSAGTIDYKDMEYVNSLLQ is encoded by the coding sequence ATGCGCTTGAAGCTTCTGACCCTTGCCCTGACCCTGGCGGCAGTATCCCTGCCCAGCCACGGCGAGGACTTGCTGGATGCATACCGTCAGGCGCGTGCAAACGACCCTGTACTGGCCCAGTCCGACGCGACCACCCGTGCCGTGTACGAAAACGTTCCGCAGGCGCGTGCACTGTTGTTGCCACAGCTCAACGGCACCGCGAGCCTGCAGCAGCAGAGCATCAACGGCTCGTCCGCGTCCGAATTCAGCAGCGGCAACGGCAACAACCTGAATCCGGGTCACGAGCGCACCCGCTCGTTCGGCGTCGAACTGGATCAGACCATTCTCAACCTGGCGGACATCGCGAACCTGCAGGCTGCGCATTCGACTTACAGCGCGCAGCAGCAGACGTATGAAGCGGCTGCCCAGGATCTTTTCGTTCGCGTGGCGACTGCCTACTTCACCATCCTCAACGATGAAGAGCAGCTCACCTTCGCCAAGGCCAACGAAGAAGCCTATCGCATCACCTACGATCAGGCAGAGCAGCAATACAAGGTAGGTATCGCCGCTGTCACCAACGTCTACCAGGCCAAGTCGTACTACGAAGCGGCCAAGGCCCAGACGGTCAGCACGGAAAATACGCTGGAAAACGATCGCCAGGCGCTTACGGTGATTACTGGCCAGCCGGTCGGCGAATTGAAGAAGCTGCGCCCCGACCTTCCGATGGATACCCCGGTCCCTGCCGACTCGCAGGCCTGGGTGGACAGCGCCCTGAAGAACAATCCCACGCTGCTTTCGGCACAGTTTTCGGAGACTGCCGCCGAACATGATGTCAACGCAGCTCGCGCCGGCCACCTGCCCACCATTACTGCCAGCCTGAGTCACGCCAAGAGCAGCTCATGGCTGGAAAATGGCAGCTATAACGTTGCCGGCAACGGCCGCTGGGGCAACACCATCGGTGTGACGTTGACCGTGCCGCTGTTCCAGGGTGGCGCCATCCAGTCGAAAGTCCGTCAATCGATTGCTCAGCGCGACGAAGCACAAGATTCGTTGGAGCTGACCCGCCGCCAGACCGTGCAGAACACCATCAACTACTACAACTCGGTGATCGCTGGCATCAGCGAAGTGAAATCGGGCAAAGCTGCGGTCGATTCGGCACAAGAGGCGCTGGATGCCACCAAGGCTGGCTTCCAGGTCGGCACACAGATCATGCTGGACGTGCTGAATGCGATTCAGACCCTGACCCAGAACCAGAGCACCTACGCCACGGACCGTCATCAGCTGGTGTTGAACCGCTTGTTGCTGCGCCAGTCGGCCGGCACGATCGATTACAAGGACATGGAATACGTCAACTCGCTGCTGCAGTAA
- a CDS encoding protein-L-isoaspartate O-methyltransferase family protein has translation MAMNFDQARQNMVENQVRPWEVLDGRVLEVLSRVRREDFVAPEHRQLAFADLCLPIGHGEVMMKPVMEGRVLQALALKPEDHVLEIGTGSGFLTACLASLAARVTSVDIHADFTATAGQRLQAASIGNVQLATGEAINAWQPQGTFDVVVVTGAVYRIPDRFLGWLKPAGRLLAIRGESPVQQVVLLTSEGSARYQEESLLETDLPYLSHAEPPRRFVF, from the coding sequence ATGGCGATGAACTTCGATCAGGCGCGTCAAAACATGGTTGAGAACCAGGTGCGCCCCTGGGAGGTGCTGGATGGTCGCGTGCTCGAAGTGCTGAGCCGCGTGCGCCGCGAGGACTTCGTCGCACCCGAACATCGTCAGCTGGCTTTTGCCGATCTGTGTCTGCCGATCGGCCACGGCGAAGTGATGATGAAGCCGGTCATGGAAGGCCGCGTGCTCCAGGCGCTGGCGTTGAAGCCCGAAGATCATGTGCTGGAAATCGGCACAGGCTCCGGCTTCCTCACGGCCTGCCTGGCCAGCCTCGCCGCCCGCGTCACCAGTGTGGACATCCATGCCGATTTCACCGCCACGGCCGGCCAGCGCCTGCAGGCGGCGAGCATCGGCAACGTGCAGCTTGCCACCGGCGAAGCCATCAACGCATGGCAGCCGCAAGGCACGTTCGATGTCGTGGTGGTGACTGGCGCCGTTTACCGCATTCCCGATCGTTTCCTCGGCTGGCTCAAGCCAGCGGGCCGCCTGCTCGCCATCCGTGGCGAGTCGCCGGTGCAGCAGGTTGTGCTGCTGACCAGCGAAGGCAGTGCCCGTTACCAAGAAGAAAGCTTGCTTGAGACGGATCTTCCGTACCTCTCGCACGCTGAGCCACCCCGTCGTTTCGTTTTTTGA
- a CDS encoding TetR/AcrR family transcriptional regulator: protein MNSIPLTKPHGPGRPKDMEKRAAILDAAKALFIRNAFAGTSMDAIAAEAGVSKLTVYSHFGDKDNLFREVIRARVQDLLPEDIYSYDPAADIGDTLHRIAQVHARLDCDPETVGTFRAILSDCRQGNPRYGKLMWEEGPMRSRALLERLLQQAVDAHKLDVEDVSRAAIQFISLIKGDMMMRRMFGCAECVQTYAREIEENARAGVVMFLRAYAPH, encoded by the coding sequence ATGAACTCGATCCCGCTGACCAAACCGCACGGGCCTGGCCGCCCGAAGGACATGGAAAAGCGAGCGGCCATTCTCGACGCGGCCAAGGCTCTGTTCATCCGCAACGCCTTCGCCGGCACCAGCATGGACGCGATTGCCGCCGAAGCGGGCGTATCCAAGCTGACCGTCTATAGTCATTTTGGTGATAAGGACAACCTGTTCCGCGAGGTCATTCGTGCGCGAGTCCAGGACCTGCTCCCTGAAGATATCTACAGCTACGATCCGGCCGCCGACATTGGCGACACGCTTCATCGCATCGCCCAGGTCCATGCCCGGCTTGATTGCGACCCGGAAACCGTGGGCACCTTCCGCGCCATCCTCAGCGACTGCCGCCAGGGTAATCCCCGCTACGGCAAGCTGATGTGGGAAGAAGGCCCGATGCGCAGCCGCGCCTTGTTGGAACGCCTGCTGCAGCAGGCCGTTGACGCCCATAAGCTCGATGTTGAAGATGTTTCCCGCGCCGCCATCCAGTTCATCTCCCTGATCAAGGGCGACATGATGATGCGCCGCATGTTCGGTTGCGCCGAATGCGTGCAGACCTATGCCCGGGAAATCGAGGAAAACGCCCGTGCCGGTGTGGTGATGTTCCTGCGCGCCTACGCGCCGCACTAA
- the thiC gene encoding phosphomethylpyrimidine synthase ThiC, producing the protein MNALPSDLARAAQELSEAVTRPIPGSRKIYAQGSRPDLNVPMREVEQAKTPTLFGGESNPPVTLYDTSGPYTDPNYAVDLAAGLPALRAPWIMERGDVEQLPGLTSAFGRERAADANLDTVRFGHTRTPLRAKAGANVTQMHYARRGIVTPEMEYIAIRENQRIEALRESALRNQHPGESFGASLPKLITPEFVRDEVARGRAIIPANINHPESEPMIIGRNFLTKINANIGNSAVSSGIAEEVEKLVWSIRWGGDTVMDLSTGKNIHETREWIIRNSPVPIGTVPIYQALEKVGGVAEELTWELFRDTLIEQAEQGVDYFTIHAGVLLRFVPLTAKRVTGIVSRGGSIMAKWCLAHHKENFLYTHFEDICEIMKAYDVSFSLGDGLRPGSIADANDAAQFGELDTLGELTQIAWKHDVQVMIEGPGHVPMQLIKENMERQLEKCHEAPFYTLGPLTTDIAPGYDHITSAIGAAMIGWFGTAMLCYVTPKEHLGLPNKQDVRDGIIAYKIAAHAADLAKGHPGAQVRDNALSKARFEFRWDDQFNLGLDPEKAKEFHDETLPKDAHKSAHFCSMCGPKFCSMKITQDVRDYAAEHGVDETAALEEGMAEKSAEFRAQGAEVYHKA; encoded by the coding sequence ATGAATGCCTTGCCCTCCGATCTCGCGCGCGCCGCGCAAGAACTTTCCGAAGCCGTTACGCGCCCGATTCCCGGATCGCGCAAGATCTACGCACAGGGCAGCCGTCCTGACCTGAACGTGCCGATGCGCGAAGTTGAGCAAGCGAAGACGCCGACCCTGTTCGGTGGCGAAAGCAACCCACCGGTCACGCTTTACGACACGTCCGGCCCGTATACCGATCCGAACTACGCCGTCGATCTCGCCGCTGGCCTCCCGGCGCTGCGCGCGCCATGGATCATGGAGCGCGGCGACGTGGAGCAGTTGCCGGGCCTTACCTCTGCATTCGGCCGTGAGCGCGCTGCTGATGCCAATCTCGATACCGTCCGCTTCGGCCACACGCGCACACCGCTGCGCGCCAAGGCGGGTGCCAATGTCACGCAGATGCATTACGCGCGCCGTGGCATCGTCACGCCGGAGATGGAATACATCGCCATCCGCGAAAACCAGCGCATCGAAGCGTTGCGCGAAAGCGCGTTGCGCAATCAGCATCCGGGCGAATCGTTTGGTGCGTCGTTGCCCAAATTGATTACGCCAGAGTTCGTACGCGACGAAGTGGCGCGCGGCCGCGCCATCATTCCTGCCAATATCAACCACCCGGAAAGCGAGCCGATGATCATCGGTCGCAACTTCCTCACCAAGATCAACGCGAACATCGGCAACAGCGCTGTGTCGTCCGGTATCGCGGAAGAGGTGGAGAAGCTGGTGTGGTCGATCCGCTGGGGTGGTGACACCGTGATGGATCTTTCCACCGGCAAGAACATCCACGAAACACGCGAATGGATCATCCGCAACTCGCCAGTGCCGATTGGCACCGTGCCGATCTATCAGGCGCTGGAAAAAGTCGGTGGCGTCGCCGAAGAGCTCACCTGGGAGCTGTTCCGCGATACGCTAATCGAACAGGCCGAGCAGGGCGTGGACTACTTCACCATCCACGCCGGCGTGCTGTTGCGTTTCGTGCCGCTGACTGCAAAGCGCGTCACGGGCATCGTGTCACGCGGCGGTTCGATCATGGCCAAGTGGTGTCTGGCGCATCACAAAGAGAATTTCCTCTATACGCACTTTGAGGACATCTGCGAGATCATGAAGGCCTACGACGTATCCTTCAGTCTCGGCGACGGCCTGCGTCCGGGCAGCATTGCCGACGCGAACGATGCCGCCCAGTTCGGCGAACTGGATACGTTGGGCGAACTCACCCAGATCGCGTGGAAGCACGACGTGCAGGTGATGATCGAAGGCCCTGGCCACGTGCCGATGCAGTTGATCAAGGAGAACATGGAGCGCCAGCTGGAGAAATGCCACGAAGCGCCGTTCTACACCTTGGGGCCGCTGACCACCGATATCGCACCGGGCTACGACCACATCACCAGCGCGATCGGCGCGGCGATGATCGGCTGGTTCGGCACCGCCATGCTTTGCTACGTCACGCCGAAGGAACACCTCGGGCTGCCTAACAAACAGGACGTACGCGACGGCATCATCGCCTACAAGATCGCCGCACATGCCGCCGATCTGGCCAAGGGCCATCCAGGTGCACAGGTGCGTGACAACGCGCTCAGCAAGGCGCGTTTCGAATTCCGGTGGGACGATCAGTTCAACCTGGGTCTTGATCCGGAAAAGGCCAAGGAGTTTCACGACGAAACGCTACCCAAGGACGCACACAAGTCCGCACACTTCTGTTCGATGTGCGGACCGAAGTTCTGTTCGATGAAGATCACACAGGACGTGCGTGATTACGCCGCCGAGCACGGCGTGGATGAAACGGCCGCGCTGGAAGAGGGGATGGCCGAGAAGTCAGCTGAATTCCGTGCGCAGGGTGCCGAGGTTTATCACAAGGCTTGA